A genomic region of Longimicrobiaceae bacterium contains the following coding sequences:
- a CDS encoding cytochrome c maturation protein CcmE — translation MKKQPKFVAGALVVAGVIGYLMVTGMRDSMVYYYTPNELAAKITADASMHEVGVKVGGRVVPGTVHFDQRTLDLRFDVVDIATGKTRFPVHYQGPLPDTFKEGRDVVAEGKLTASGVFEASNVLTKCGSRYEGVGSPPGAADPRGNDEGMGQAS, via the coding sequence GTGAAGAAACAGCCCAAGTTCGTTGCCGGAGCCCTGGTGGTGGCCGGCGTGATCGGGTACCTCATGGTCACCGGCATGCGTGACTCGATGGTGTACTACTACACGCCCAACGAGCTGGCCGCGAAGATCACGGCGGACGCATCGATGCACGAGGTGGGGGTGAAGGTGGGCGGGCGCGTGGTGCCGGGCACCGTGCACTTCGACCAGCGCACGCTGGACCTGCGCTTCGACGTGGTGGACATTGCCACGGGCAAGACGCGATTCCCCGTGCACTACCAGGGCCCGCTGCCGGACACGTTCAAGGAGGGCCGCGACGTGGTGGCCGAGGGCAAGCTGACCGCGTCCGGCGTGTTCGAGGCCAGCAACGTGCTCACCAAGTGCGGCTCGCGCTACGAGGGCGTGGGCTCGCCCCCGGGCGCCGCCGACCCGCGCGGCAACGACGAGGGCATGGGGCAGGCGTCGTGA